One window from the genome of Leclercia sp. LSNIH1 encodes:
- a CDS encoding IS1-like element IS1B family transposase (programmed frameshift): MASVSINCPSCSATDGVVRNGKSTAGHQRYLCSHCRKTWQLQFTYTASQPGTHQKIIDMAMNGVGCRATARIMGVGLNTIFRHFKKLRPQSVTSRIQPGSDVIVCAEMDEQWGYVGAKSRQRWLFYAYDRLRKTVVAHVFGERTMATLGRLMSLLSPFDVVIWMTDGWPLYESRLKGKLHVISKRYTQRIERHNLNLRQHLARLGRKSLSFSKSVELHDKVIGHYLNIKHYQ, encoded by the exons GTGGCTTCTGTTTCTATCAACTGTCCCTCCTGTTCAGCTACTGACGGGGTGGTGCGTAACGGCAAAAGCACTGCCGGACATCAGCGCTATCTCTGCTCTCACTGCCGTAAAACATGGCAACTGCAGTTCACTTACACCGCTTCTCAACCCGGTACGCACCAGAAAATCATTGATATGGCCATGAATGGCGTTGGATGCCGGGCAACCGCCCGCATTATGGGCGTTGGCCTCAACACGATTTTCCGCCATT TTAAAAAACTCAGGCCGCAGTCGGTAACCTCGCGCATACAGCCGGGCAGTGACGTCATCGTCTGCGCGGAAATGGACGAACAGTGGGGCTATGTCGGGGCTAAATCGCGCCAGCGCTGGCTGTTTTACGCGTATGACAGGCTCCGGAAGACGGTTGTTGCGCACGTATTCGGTGAACGCACTATGGCGACGCTGGGGCGTCTTATGAGCCTGCTGTCACCCTTTGACGTGGTGATATGGATGACGGATGGCTGGCCGCTGTATGAATCCCGCCTGAAGGGAAAGCTGCACGTAATCAGCAAGCGATATACGCAGCGAATTGAGCGGCATAACCTGAATCTGAGGCAGCACCTGGCACGGCTGGGACGGAAGTCGCTGTCGTTCTCAAAATCGGTGGAGCTGCATGACAAAGTCATCGGGCATTATCTGAACATAAAACACTATCAATAA
- a CDS encoding site-specific integrase, with the protein MMPSVISQGVSFSAAQLPVAIDYPAALALRQMALVQDDLPKYLLAPEVSALLHYVPDLHRKMLLATMWNTGARINEALALTRGDFSLAPPYPFVQLATLKQRAEKAARTAGRTPAGSQPHRLVPLSDNQYVTQLEMMIATLKIPLERRNKRTGRTEKARIWEITDRTVRTWISEAVDAAAADGVTFSVPVTPHTFRHSYAMHMLYAGIPLKVLQSLMGHKSISSTEVYTKVFALDVAARHRIQFQMPENDAVAMLKGSVYGAR; encoded by the coding sequence ATGATGCCGTCTGTTATCTCCCAGGGAGTTTCGTTTTCCGCTGCGCAGCTGCCGGTGGCCATTGACTACCCTGCCGCGCTGGCCCTGCGCCAGATGGCTCTTGTTCAAGACGATCTGCCGAAATATCTACTGGCCCCGGAAGTCAGCGCCCTTCTCCACTACGTGCCCGATCTGCACCGTAAAATGTTGCTTGCGACGATGTGGAACACCGGCGCCCGCATCAATGAAGCACTGGCGCTGACAAGGGGGGATTTTTCCCTGGCCCCACCATATCCGTTCGTGCAGCTGGCCACCCTCAAGCAGCGTGCGGAAAAAGCGGCCCGGACCGCCGGACGGACTCCCGCCGGCAGTCAGCCCCATCGCCTGGTGCCGCTGTCGGACAACCAGTACGTCACCCAGCTGGAGATGATGATCGCCACGCTGAAAATTCCGCTGGAGCGGCGCAACAAGCGCACCGGCAGAACGGAAAAGGCTCGCATCTGGGAGATCACTGACCGGACGGTCAGAACGTGGATAAGCGAAGCGGTTGACGCCGCGGCTGCCGACGGCGTGACGTTCTCGGTGCCGGTGACACCGCACACGTTCCGACACTCCTATGCCATGCACATGCTATACGCAGGCATTCCGCTGAAGGTACTGCAGAGTCTTATGGGCCACAAGTCGATTAGTTCAACTGAAGTTTATACGAAGGTTTTTGCACTTGATGTAGCAGCACGGCACAGGATCCAATTTCAGATGCCTGAAAATGACGCGGTGGCTATGCTCAAAGGAAGCGTTTATGGGGCTAGATGA
- a CDS encoding ParA family protein, with translation MAWTVGFISQKGGVGKSTKSRALAREATSCGIKTKLADLDLEQGTSSDWHRRRLAAGLPPAASVEVFATAKQAIESAGDADLLILDGPARASKGTLEIAKVADLVVQPTGASLDDLIPAIKVFNALVKDGIPRSRLVFSLSRVGTEAEEADARAYISEAGYETLAGCLFEKPAYRKAMNSGLAVTETRYKGLNERADELIQALIDKIGEE, from the coding sequence ATGGCTTGGACCGTCGGATTCATATCTCAGAAAGGCGGGGTTGGTAAGAGCACAAAATCAAGGGCATTGGCTCGCGAAGCTACCTCCTGTGGTATTAAAACTAAACTCGCTGATCTCGATCTTGAACAGGGTACGAGTTCTGATTGGCATCGTCGTCGCCTGGCGGCTGGCTTGCCTCCCGCAGCCTCTGTTGAGGTATTTGCAACGGCAAAGCAAGCTATAGAATCTGCGGGCGATGCAGATCTTCTGATACTTGATGGTCCTGCGCGTGCAAGTAAGGGAACTTTAGAAATAGCTAAGGTGGCCGATCTTGTCGTTCAACCGACCGGTGCTTCACTCGATGACTTAATCCCTGCCATTAAGGTATTTAACGCACTCGTTAAAGATGGTATCCCACGCTCCAGATTGGTCTTTTCATTAAGCAGGGTTGGGACTGAGGCTGAGGAAGCTGATGCTCGTGCATATATTAGTGAAGCTGGCTATGAAACACTCGCTGGCTGTTTATTTGAGAAACCTGCTTACAGAAAGGCAATGAATTCTGGTTTAGCTGTGACTGAAACGCGCTACAAGGGCCTGAACGAAAGAGCTGATGAGCTTATCCAGGCTCTGATTGATAAGATTGGAGAAGAGTAA